The following DNA comes from Pseudomonadota bacterium.
ACCAGAATACTACAACCCCACGCGCGCTTCGCAGCTTAGGCAAGATTATCGATGGCGGACTATGCCACCGCTGCGGTTCCTGCATCGGTATCTGTCCGACCGGCGTACTGGGACTTGATAAAGATGATTACCCAGCGGTGCAGAACCTCTCTGCTTGCACCGATTGCGATCTGTGCGTCAAGGTCTGTCCAGGAGATGAATTCGATATTCATCAGGCTTATAAAAAGAGCTTCGGCGTTGAGGCCGACGTTACCTCAACTCACGGTGAGTTCCTCGATGCCTTTCTCTCCTATTCGACCGACCCACTTATTCGTGAGCGCTCGACCAGTGGTGGATTGGTCACCGCCATACTGCTTAATCTGCTGCGACGCAAAGAGATCGACGGTGCTGTTGTGATCGCCTCCGACCCAGAGCAGCTCTGGAAGGGTAAGCCTATCGTTGCGCGCACAGAGGAGGAGCTCCTTGCCGCGATGAAGTCAAAGTATGCGATCTGTCCAACTAACTCAGTTTTTAGCGAGATTCGCGCTATCCCAGGTCGCTATGCGCTGGTGGGTCTCCCCTGCCAAATTCACGGCTATGTGAAAGCGGCTGAACTGGATCAAAGGCTGCGTGAAAGGATCGTACTCACCATCGGTCTGTTCTGTCACGCTGCCGTTGAGCACGAAGCGCTCAAGATTATCTGGAACAGCCTCGGCTCACACGCAAAGAACGCCACGCGCTATATCTCTCGTGTTGGCAAGCACCCTGGAACCCCACACATAGAGAAAAGTGATGGCTCGCTCTATCCGGTCTACTTCGGCGAGAAAAAGGGCTACCGCCCCTCCTCGATGGAGATTATCAACATCGTCTACCGGCTCTATACACCGGCTCGTTGTTTGACATGCTTTGATGCGAGTGCGGAGTTCGCCGACATCGCTGTTGGCGATCCATGGATGGCACCTCCACACAGCGGCATTGATTTCTACAAGGGTTGGAGCTTCGGCTTAGCACGCTCGGCGCGTGGTCAAGCAGCTATGAAACAGATAACAGCTGCCGGTGATGTGGTTGTAGAGCCGGTAACCAGGCGTGAGGCGCTCGCCTGCAACCGCATGATGGGA
Coding sequences within:
- a CDS encoding Coenzyme F420 hydrogenase/dehydrogenase, beta subunit C-terminal domain, yielding MSASSESVSTRRPASLAILPEAPALLPLRASGPMVTPLRWETDQNTTTPRALRSLGKIIDGGLCHRCGSCIGICPTGVLGLDKDDYPAVQNLSACTDCDLCVKVCPGDEFDIHQAYKKSFGVEADVTSTHGEFLDAFLSYSTDPLIRERSTSGGLVTAILLNLLRRKEIDGAVVIASDPEQLWKGKPIVARTEEELLAAMKSKYAICPTNSVFSEIRAIPGRYALVGLPCQIHGYVKAAELDQRLRERIVLTIGLFCHAAVEHEALKIIWNSLGSHAKNATRYISRVGKHPGTPHIEKSDGSLYPVYFGEKKGYRPSSMEIINIVYRLYTPARCLTCFDASAEFADIAVGDPWMAPPHSGIDFYKGWSFGLARSARGQAAMKQITAAGDVVVEPVTRREALACNRMMGTEKRWRAFRVIETLRRQGKPVPAYGPHGFRFPRQSGKQFLKTEIHMFTHMFCHLPRLRGHVLKFTLSQGGYLLLWLNCQRRTLRFFIRDTVAIIRRKIFGRT